The following coding sequences are from one Pusillimonas sp. DMV24BSW_D window:
- a CDS encoding BCCT family transporter, which translates to MTSGRPGWVFYISALILCLFVLGGALQPAELAAGASQALNFTTSHFGWLYLVITTGFLIFCLGIALSRYGNIRLGAEGEAPEFSYLSWLGMIFSAGMGVGLVFWGVAEPMTHFISPPLGQGEAYSPQAASVAMQYSLFHWGFHQWANFAVVGLAIAYVRFRQQRGGLISEAFRSTLGDRVNGGVGHAINILAVVSTVFGVATTLGLGMIQINSGAQAVFGLPFAVDSQLLILAGVSLIFLLCSMAPLESGVRYVSDLNMVLAAVLLVFVFFAGPTDFITAAMTNAVGGYFNNMFGMSFVMSPYTGEDWVERWTIFYWAWGLSWAPFVGSFIARISRGRTIREFLLGVIGTPVLLSALWFSTFGGSALYFEMFEGAGLGMLVSEEVSAGLFGMLDLLPAYDLTGLLTLLVIVLFVITSANSATFVLGMFTAKGVLVPSRPLRLIWGVVQVGVAAVLLLTGGLEALQTISIVAAFPFMVLMVFMAASLLKSLRDEVRQTELHEAMIRERVLRMLDEHEAQRRQPENMSERQK; encoded by the coding sequence TTGACTTCAGGGCGTCCGGGCTGGGTTTTCTATATATCTGCATTGATTTTATGTTTGTTTGTGCTGGGTGGCGCATTGCAACCAGCGGAACTGGCGGCGGGCGCCTCCCAGGCACTGAACTTCACAACATCGCATTTTGGCTGGCTTTACCTGGTTATTACTACCGGCTTTCTGATTTTTTGCCTGGGCATCGCGTTAAGTCGTTATGGCAACATCCGGTTGGGCGCAGAAGGTGAAGCGCCGGAATTTTCGTATTTGTCCTGGCTGGGGATGATCTTTTCGGCCGGTATGGGGGTCGGGCTGGTTTTCTGGGGTGTGGCCGAACCCATGACGCATTTTATTTCCCCGCCACTGGGCCAAGGCGAGGCATACAGCCCGCAGGCTGCAAGTGTAGCAATGCAGTATTCCCTTTTTCACTGGGGCTTTCACCAGTGGGCCAATTTCGCCGTAGTGGGGTTGGCCATTGCCTATGTGCGTTTTCGTCAGCAGCGGGGCGGTCTGATCAGTGAGGCATTCCGGTCAACACTGGGCGACCGGGTTAATGGGGGTGTGGGGCACGCCATTAATATTCTGGCTGTTGTATCAACCGTGTTTGGGGTGGCGACAACGCTGGGCCTTGGCATGATTCAGATTAACAGCGGCGCTCAGGCTGTGTTTGGTTTGCCGTTTGCGGTTGATTCGCAACTGCTTATATTGGCAGGGGTCAGTCTAATCTTTTTGTTGTGCTCGATGGCTCCTTTGGAAAGTGGTGTGCGTTATGTCAGTGATTTGAATATGGTGCTGGCAGCGGTACTACTGGTTTTCGTATTCTTTGCAGGGCCGACCGATTTTATTACTGCGGCCATGACCAATGCTGTTGGTGGCTACTTCAACAATATGTTCGGCATGAGTTTCGTTATGTCGCCTTACACAGGGGAAGACTGGGTTGAACGGTGGACCATTTTTTATTGGGCATGGGGTTTGTCCTGGGCGCCGTTCGTTGGCTCGTTCATTGCGCGTATCTCGCGGGGTCGAACGATTCGGGAGTTCTTGCTGGGCGTTATTGGTACCCCTGTTTTGCTCAGTGCTTTGTGGTTCTCCACATTTGGTGGCTCAGCGCTGTATTTCGAAATGTTTGAGGGCGCCGGCCTGGGGATGTTGGTAAGCGAGGAGGTAAGTGCCGGGCTTTTCGGGATGCTGGATCTACTGCCTGCCTACGACCTTACAGGGTTGTTAACGCTATTGGTCATCGTGCTGTTTGTGATTACGTCGGCTAATTCAGCGACGTTTGTTTTGGGGATGTTTACCGCAAAAGGAGTTTTGGTGCCGTCTCGCCCGCTACGCTTAATCTGGGGTGTTGTGCAGGTGGGGGTGGCTGCCGTCCTTTTGCTGACCGGTGGGTTGGAAGCGTTGCAAACGATCTCTATTGTGGCTGCGTTTCCGTTTATGGTGCTGATGGTCTTCATGGCCGCGTCTTTGCTGAAATCGTTGCGTGACGAGGTGCGTCAGACCGAACTTCATGAGGCCATGATTCGGGAGCGTGTGTTGCGAATGCTGGATGAGCATGAAGCGCAGCGGCGTCAGCCTGAGAACATGAGCGAACGCCAAAAATAA
- a CDS encoding 3-hydroxybutyrate dehydrogenase, with protein sequence MLVGKKAVVTGSTSGIGLAIARELAANGADIVLNGFGNANEIEQLQANLRLEYPVKVEYIHADLSQAESVRQFVEQSVQALGNIDILVNNAGIQHTDFIEDFPVDRWDAVIALNLSAVFHATAAALPHMKKQGWGRIINIASAHGLVASAQKAAYVAAKHGVVGLTKVTALETAGTGITANAICPGWVRTPLVERQIEALAEKHGVDIEAAAKLLLEEKQPSLQFVMPDQIGGAAVFLASDAAQQMTGSTLSLDGGWTAR encoded by the coding sequence ATGCTGGTAGGAAAGAAAGCAGTGGTAACGGGGTCAACCAGTGGCATTGGGTTGGCAATTGCACGGGAACTGGCTGCGAACGGCGCAGATATCGTGCTGAATGGATTTGGGAATGCCAATGAAATTGAACAACTGCAAGCTAATTTGCGTTTGGAGTACCCGGTTAAGGTGGAGTACATCCATGCCGACTTGAGCCAGGCTGAATCAGTGCGTCAGTTTGTAGAACAATCTGTTCAGGCGCTGGGCAATATTGATATTTTAGTGAATAATGCAGGTATTCAGCATACTGACTTCATCGAGGATTTTCCGGTGGACCGCTGGGATGCCGTTATTGCGTTGAATTTGTCGGCAGTATTTCACGCAACCGCGGCTGCTTTGCCGCATATGAAGAAGCAGGGTTGGGGGCGCATTATTAATATCGCTTCTGCTCATGGTTTGGTTGCATCCGCTCAAAAGGCGGCTTATGTCGCCGCCAAACATGGCGTGGTCGGGTTAACCAAAGTGACAGCGCTGGAAACCGCGGGAACGGGCATTACCGCGAATGCCATTTGTCCGGGATGGGTGCGTACGCCCTTGGTTGAGCGTCAAATTGAAGCGTTGGCTGAAAAGCATGGGGTGGATATTGAAGCGGCGGCAAAGTTGCTGCTTGAGGAAAAGCAGCCTTCATTGCAGTTTGTGATGCCAGACCAAATTGGCGGGGCCGCAGTATTTCTGGCTTCCGATGCCGCCCAGCAAATGACGGGTTCAACGTTGAGCCTGGATGGGGGCTGGACGGCGCGCTAG
- the yaaA gene encoding peroxide stress protein YaaA → MLLLLSPAKKLDYESAVRTSLHTQPLFVEQAKPLIDILRKKSAAEVGELMSLSDSLAELNVERYSNWTSKFTLKNARQAALAFNGDVYEGLEAPSLSDAQLKWAQDHVAILSGLYGVLRPLDLMQPYRLEMGTRLENPNGKNLYEYWGSSIAEYLNARLKDHKSKIILNLASEEYFKAVDKKTLSADVIQCVFQDYKNGAWKVISFHAKRARGLMARFVIENKVDDPKKLTQFASEGYAYDASASTDAKLVFRRKQA, encoded by the coding sequence ATGTTGCTTTTATTGTCACCAGCGAAAAAGCTGGATTATGAATCGGCCGTTCGAACGTCGTTGCATACCCAGCCGCTTTTTGTTGAGCAGGCGAAGCCTCTGATTGATATTTTGCGCAAGAAGTCGGCTGCCGAGGTGGGCGAATTGATGAGCCTGAGTGATTCGCTTGCAGAGCTGAACGTTGAACGTTACAGCAATTGGACTTCTAAATTCACTTTGAAAAACGCCCGTCAGGCTGCGCTGGCTTTCAATGGGGATGTATACGAAGGCCTGGAGGCGCCCTCGCTATCGGATGCGCAACTGAAATGGGCACAAGACCACGTTGCGATTCTGAGCGGCCTGTATGGGGTGTTGCGCCCGCTTGATCTCATGCAGCCTTATCGGCTTGAAATGGGTACCAGGCTTGAAAACCCAAATGGCAAAAACCTGTATGAGTATTGGGGTAGTTCAATTGCCGAATATTTAAATGCACGCCTGAAAGATCATAAATCCAAAATTATTCTGAATTTGGCGTCGGAAGAGTATTTCAAGGCAGTCGATAAAAAGACACTGTCGGCTGATGTCATTCAGTGCGTGTTTCAGGATTATAAAAACGGGGCCTGGAAAGTGATTAGCTTTCATGCCAAGCGGGCGCGCGGCTTAATGGCGCGTTTTGTCATTGAAAATAAAGTAGATGACCCCAAGAAATTGACGCAATTTGCTTCTGAAGGATATGCCTACGATGCTTCGGCCTCGACGGATGCCAAACTGGTTTTCCGCCGTAAACAGGCTTAA